The Thermodesulfobacteriota bacterium genome contains the following window.
CTCCCGCGCCCCCAGCAGCAGCCCCAGGTCTTCCAGGAACCGGGCCGCCTCCCCCAGGGTGCGGGGAAAGGCCACGTGGACCCGCACGCCCCGGGCGGCCAGGGCCTCCACCTGTGCCCGGTCGTTCTCCTCGGCGTTGGCCAGCACCAGGTCGGGTGCCAGGGCCGCGGCCGCCGCCACGTCCACGGTCTTGGGGCCGCCCACCGAGGGCAGGGACTCCACCCGGCCCGCCGGCGCGATGCAGTAATCGGTGCGTCCCACCACCCGCTCGCCGGCCCCCAGGTCGAAGAGGCACTCGGTAACGCTTGGCACGAGCGACAGGATGCGCCGAGGCAGCGGGGCCAGGGGCACCTCCCGCCCCAGGGCGTCCACCGCCGCGGCGGGCCGGGGGCCGCCCTGCCCCGGGGGCCCGAGCACGCCCCGCACGGCCGCGGCCGAGGCCGGCGCAGCTTCGGGCCGCCCCGCCAACTGCTCCGCGAGCCGCTCCAGATCCCCCAGGTCGTCCGCGTCCCGAAGGGGGGCGAGGAGCTCCACCCGCTTTCCGGCGCCCCGCAGGCGGCGCAGCGTGACCTCGAGGACCCCGTCCGTGGACCAGGGGATGCCCTCGAAGGCCTCGGGGCTGGGGGCGGCCAGGGCCAGGGCGGCGTAGCCCCCGTCCTCCGCCGGGACGAGCGCAGCGTCGGCCCCCCGCCCCAGGGCCTCCCACAGGGCTGCCACGTGCTCCGGCCCCAGGAGGGGGCAGTCGGTGCCCACGGCGGCCGCCGGGCCCCTCCCCGCGCCCAGCGCCGAGGCAAACGCGGCCTGGAGCCGGTCCCCCAGGTCTCCCGCCGGCTGAACCCGCAGGGCCGCCCGCGGGCCCGCCAGCGCCGCCAGGACCTCCGGGTCCCCGTCCACCCACCACTCCACGTCTACCGCCTCGGGCAGCCGGGCCAGGGCCCGGGCGAGGTCCGCGAGAAACGCCTCGTACAGGGCACAGGCGGCCGCCGCCCCCAGGCTCGCGGCGAGCCGGGTCTTGACCCTGCCCAGGCGGGGCTCCTTGGCGAAGACCAGGACGACGGGCATGGGCTCTGCGCTCTCCGATGGGGTTCATCCAACGCAAAATCGGGATCGGGATCGGGATCGGGGTCGATTTCGATAGCGATACCGATACCGATAGCGAAAGAGAGCCCCTGTGTCTCGTGCCTTTGTGGCTCTGTTCCGATCCGTGTTGGTTCGCGTAGCGGCTGAGAGATCGAGAATACGGCCGTTTCACCCGTAGGGGCGCACAGCGTGCGCCCGCCCTCGGGCCCACCCCGAACCCTCCGGGCGCACGCTGTGCGCCCCTACGCGCCCAGACGACGGGGTTCGCTCCCCAGCGGGTCCACCCACACGGTCCGGAAGAGAACCGCTTTTGCGGGGCGGCCGCGGCGGTTCGGGTTCCCCTCCAATCCCTCGTGGAGGCTCCCGCCGGGGTGGTATGCTACGCGGCCAGTGCGCCCCGCGACAAGGACCCCTGCCCATGGCCCCAGGCGATCCCGCCGCCGAAACCAGCGCCCGCACCGAGACCGGACGCATCGCCCGCGCCGTGGGGATTCTCTCGGGCGCCACCATGCTCTCCCGGGTGCTGGGGTTCGTGCGCGACGTGGTCACCGCCTCGTACTTCGGGGCGGGGGGCGCCATGGACGCCTTCCTGGTGGCTTTCCGGCTCCCCAACATGCTTCGCAGCCTCTTTGCGGAAGGCAGCCTCACGGTGGCCTTCGTCCCGGTCTTCGTGGAGACCCTCGAGACCCGGGGCCGCGCCCGGGCCGACGAGCTCGGGCGCCTGTGCTTCACCCTGTTGGGCGCGGTGCTGCTGGCCGTCTCGGCGGCGGGGGTGCTGGGGGCGCCGCTCCTGGTCAAGGCGCTGGCCTGGGGCTTCACCCAGGAGCCCGAGAAGTTCGACCTCACGGTGCAGCTCACCCGGGTGGTCTTCCCCTACATCGGGCTCATCGGCCTCACCGCGCTCGCGGGCGGGATGCTCAACTCCCTCGGGGACTTCGCCTCCCCGGCCCTGGCCCCGGTGGTCCTCAACGTGGCCATGATCGCCGCGGTGGTGGGGCTGAGCCCCTTTACCGACCCTCCCGTGCGCAGCGCCGCCTACGGGGTGGTGGCCGGGGGGGTGCTCCAGCTCTGGGTGCAGTGGCGGTCGCTCCGGGTGCGGGGCTTTGCGTTCCGGCTCGCCTGGGACTGGCGCGACGCGGCGGTGCGCCGCATCCTGCGACTCCTGGGCCCCCGGGTGTTCGGCGTCGGGGTGTACCAGGTGAACATCTTCGTCTCCACCCTGCTCGCCACCTGGCTCCCGGACGGGAGCGTCTCCTACCTCTACTACGCCGAACGCCTCTTCCAGCTCCCCCTGGGGGTGTTCGCCGTGGCGGCGGGCACCGCGGCCCTGCCGAGCCTGAGCCGGCTCGCGGCCCGAAACGACCTGCCCGGCCTGCGGGAGACCCTGGGGGAGACCCTGCGGATGACCGGGTTCATCGTGGTGCCGGCGGCGGCGGGCCTGCTGGTGCTCTCCCAGCCCATCCTCACCGTGCTCCTGGAGCGGGGCTCGTTTACCCCCGAGATGACCCGCGCCACGGCCCAGGCCCTGGCCTTCTACGCCCTGGCGCTCATTCCCGTGGCGGGGGTCAAGGTGGTGGTGCCGGCCTACTACGCCCTCCACGACATGCGCACACCCGTGTGGGCCGCCTTCTGGGCGCTCGCCCTCAACGTGGTGGCGAGCCTCCTTCTCATGGGCCCCCTGCGGCACGCGGGACTGGCCCTGGCGAGCGCCCTCTCCAACGGGCTCAACCTCGCCTACCTCCTGTGGCACCTGCGCGGCCGCGCGGGCCCCC
Protein-coding sequences here:
- a CDS encoding TIGR04282 family arsenosugar biosynthesis glycosyltransferase encodes the protein MPVVLVFAKEPRLGRVKTRLAASLGAAAACALYEAFLADLARALARLPEAVDVEWWVDGDPEVLAALAGPRAALRVQPAGDLGDRLQAAFASALGAGRGPAAAVGTDCPLLGPEHVAALWEALGRGADAALVPAEDGGYAALALAAPSPEAFEGIPWSTDGVLEVTLRRLRGAGKRVELLAPLRDADDLGDLERLAEQLAGRPEAAPASAAAVRGVLGPPGQGGPRPAAAVDALGREVPLAPLPRRILSLVPSVTECLFDLGAGERVVGRTDYCIAPAGRVESLPSVGGPKTVDVAAAAALAPDLVLANAEENDRAQVEALAARGVRVHVAFPRTLGEAARFLEDLGLLLGAREAAGACARRLRAEAARAAVAPVPVACLIWKGPYLTASDATFTSAVLAAAGGANVFGDREGRYPAVTLAELAAARPRVVLLPSEPYDFGARDVREVEAAVPGAAALLCPGEWVTWYGCRVAEAVRDLRRLLDPYREAP
- the murJ gene encoding murein biosynthesis integral membrane protein MurJ; this encodes MAPGDPAAETSARTETGRIARAVGILSGATMLSRVLGFVRDVVTASYFGAGGAMDAFLVAFRLPNMLRSLFAEGSLTVAFVPVFVETLETRGRARADELGRLCFTLLGAVLLAVSAAGVLGAPLLVKALAWGFTQEPEKFDLTVQLTRVVFPYIGLIGLTALAGGMLNSLGDFASPALAPVVLNVAMIAAVVGLSPFTDPPVRSAAYGVVAGGVLQLWVQWRSLRVRGFAFRLAWDWRDAAVRRILRLLGPRVFGVGVYQVNIFVSTLLATWLPDGSVSYLYYAERLFQLPLGVFAVAAGTAALPSLSRLAARNDLPGLRETLGETLRMTGFIVVPAAAGLLVLSQPILTVLLERGSFTPEMTRATAQALAFYALALIPVAGVKVVVPAYYALHDMRTPVWAAFWALALNVVASLLLMGPLRHAGLALASALSNGLNLAYLLWHLRGRAGPLPYRRLAGSFLRMGGAALAMTALVGAGSLWVDWGGNRAAAAGALAALIGLGAGAYLGTAHLLGLHDAARLSGALARRLGRRRVA